CTCCGGCGGCCGGAATCCGTCGCCCTCGCGCTCGAACCACAGCACCGAGGTGGCGAGCACCCCGCGCGCCGACAGGTAGTCGCGCACCCAAGGCTCGACGTTGCCGAGGTCTTCACCGATCAACACGGCACCCGCGCGGTGGGCTTCGAGCAGCAGCACGCCGATCATCGCCTCGTGGTCGTAGCGCACGTAGGTGCCGGCGGCGGGGCTGAGCCCCTCGGGAATCCACCACAGCCGGAACAGCCCGATGACGTGGTCGATGCGCAGCGCTCCGGCGTGCCGCAGGAGCGTGCGGATCATGTCGCGCAGGGGTGCGTATCCGGCCTCGGCGAGCGCGCGAGGCAGCCACGGCGGCTGGTTCCACGTCTGCCCCTGCTGGTTGTACATGTCGGGCGGAGCGCCCACGGCCATGCCGGTCGCGTACATGTCGCGCAGCGACCACGCGTCCGAGCCCTGCGGATGCACCCCGACCGCGAGGTCGTGCATGATGCCGATCGCCATTCCCGCCGCCCGCGCTGCGGCCTGGGCGTCGGCGACCTGCTGATCGGCGATCCACTGCAACCAGACGTGGAACGCGACCCGGTCCGCCAGCTTCGTCCGCAGCGCCGCCACCAGGGGTGAGCGGATGTCGTCGACGTCGGCCGGGCGCTCCCGGCCCGCGTAGTGCTCCTCCAGCGCGCACCACAGGGCGAAGTCCTGCAGCGGCTGGCCCTCGCGCGCGGCGAAGGCGTCGAGTTCGGCGCGCCGCGACGGCGAGAGCGGCACCGTGAAGATCGCGTCGAGCGCGAGCCGCTTGGCCGCCCAGACAGCATCGCGGTCGATGCGGTCGGCGTCGCCGTCGGTCGACGCGACCGGTGCGCGAGCCGCCTCGACGACGGCGCGCTCGGTGGGTGTGAGCGCGGCGACCTCGCGGATGTGTTCCGGGCGGACGTAGAGCGGTGCGAGGAAGCGGCGGGTCGCCGGGCGGTACGGCGACGGCTCGATGGGGCTCGTGACCTCGGCGGCGTGCACCGGGTTGATGAGCAGGAAGTCGGCGCCGCGGCGTCCGGCGATGGCGGCGAGGTCGCCCAGATCGGCGAAGTCGCCGAGGCCCCACGAGGCGCGCGAGCGCACCGAGTACAGCTGCGCCATGAGCCCCCACCCGCGGTCGCGGCCGCGCCGCGCGGGCGGATCGCCCAGGCGATCCGGGGTGATGACGAAGGGGATGGATGCCGCGCGGTCGGCCTCCGCCGCACCGAACGCGCGCTGCTCGGCACGCAGGGTGTGCCAGCCTAGCGGAAGGTCGGCGGGCACGGGCACCTCGACGCGCCAGCGGAGGATACCGTCGACGAGCCGCGCCGCGGGACGCTGCTCCGGAATCGTCAGCTCACGCGTCCCAGCGTGTTCGAGATCGACGGTCAGCGCGACGTCGTGCCCGTCGTCGACGTGCACCCACAGCACGCCGACCCCGGGGCGGGTGACCACCGACGCCGGCAGCAGGTCGCGCCACACGCGCTCCTCCTCCGCGACGAGGGCCGCGCTGATCGCGGCATCCGTCGAGGCGTCGACGCCCATCGCCGCCAGCACCGCCCGCAGAGTGGATGCCGGGACGTGCACCCGGTCACCGAAGAACGACCAGTACTCCGTCGCGATGCCGAAGGCGCTCGCGAGTCGCACGAGGTCGGGCGTGGGCGCGTCGTCGGTCATGTCGATCCTCCCTCAGCGCCACGCGGGCGTCTGCGCCCATCCTGGCACCCCACCCCGGCCCCTGTCGTCCAGACCCGGCGCCGGGCACCCGGCGCCGCTCAGCGCTCGAGCTTCTCCAACCGCGCGACGAGGCCGGCCCGCCGCGGCGAGCGCGCCGGCAGCATCTCGAGCGCGAGGCGCAGCACCTCGGCGTCGTCGGCGCCGTCGTCGGTGTCGGCGTAGGCGAGCAGCACGTCGACGGAGGCCTCCGTGAGCAGGGCCTCGCGCAGGGCGAGGCGCACCGACTCGCGGAACTCCTCCACGCCGGGCGCGACCGAGTCGGGCAGCACGCGCCCGCGGTAGGCCGCGAGCGCGACGCGGTGCGCACCGCGGCCGAGCAACGCGACCACCTGATGGGCGTCGGTGTGCAGCTCTGCCGTGAGGCGGTAGGGGCGGGATGCCGGCACCAGCTGCGGCGCCACCCGCTCCAGCACCTTGCGCAGGCGCACCAGCTCGGGTCGCAGCGTTCCCTCCGCGTCGTCCTCGCCGTACACGAGCTGTCCGAGCCGCTCGGCGGAAAGCCCCTCGCGGTGCACAGCGAGCATGAGAAGGATCTCGGCGTGCCGCGCCGACAGCTCGGTCACCGTGGCGCTGTCGGGTCCGGCGACATCGAGGAGCGCCCGGTCGCGTCCGAGCACGCGCAACATCGTCGTCGCGGTCGCCGTCGCCGCGGGCCGGCGCGCCCGCCGCGGCGCGGGAGGCTGGGCACGGGCGCGCAGCCGCCCCACGAGCAGCTCGGACTCGACGGCGCGGGCCGTCGCGTCGACGAGCAACTGCGCCTGCGGGGTGGCGGCATCGCTGTCGCCCGTGACGTCGATGACGCCGAGAACCCGGCGCGTCTCCGGATCGTAGACCGGTGCCGCCGTGCACGACCACGGTTGCACGAGGCGGTTGAAGTGCTCCGCCCCATGGATCTGCACCGAGCGCCCGAGGGCCAGGGCGGTGCCGGGAGCCGAGGTGCCCACCGCCTCCTCCGACCAGTTCGCGCCGGCGACGAAGCCCATGTCTCCGGTGAGGCTTCGCACCCGCCGGTCGCCTTCCACCCACAACAGCCGGCCGACGGCATCCCCCACGGCGACCACGACTCCCGAGTCGCTCTCGCCGCCCGGCAGCAGCAGGGCGCGGATCATGTCCATGGCTGCCGAGAGCGGATGCGCCTGCCGGTACGCCTCGAGCTCTTCGTCGCCGAGATCGAGTGGCGGGAGCCCTTCGGCACCCACGAGGTGCGCGAGCGAGCGGCGCCAGGAGTCCTGCACGAGCGGGCGGATCTGACCCAGGCGCGGATCTCCGATGTTGCCGCCGACCAGCTCTTCGTGCGCGCGCTCGATCAGCAGACGCGACGTCTCTGGCGAGACCTCGCGGCGCGATGACCACGGCGAGGGCACGGCAACTCCGTTCGACGGTGAGGAGGTGCCGTCAGTCTAGATCGCGAGCCGCCAAGATTGCCCCGAGCCGCCAAGATTCGACGCGCCGGAGCATGTCGGCTCGGCACGAACGTGGCGGCTCGGCGGGGGGAGAGAGGGGTCAGCGAGCGGACCACCAGGCGCGCAGGCGCTGCTCGGCGGCATCCGCGCCGATCGGGCCCTCGTCCAGGCGCACCTCGAGCAGGAAGCGATACGCCTCACCGACCTCGCGTCCGGGCGGGATGCCGAGGATCTCCTGGATCCGGTTGCCGTCGATCTCGGGGCGGATGGCGGCGAGCTCCTCCTGCGATGCGAGCTCGTCGATGCGCCACTCGATGTCGTCGTACGCGCGGCGCAGGCGCGTCGCCTTCTTCGCGTTTCGGGTGGTCACGTCGGCGCGGGTGAGGATGTGGAGCCGTTCGAGCTGGTCACCGGCATCCCGCACATAGCGCCGCACCGCCGAATCGGTCCAGGCGCCCTCGGCATAACCGAAGAAGCGCAGGTGCTGCTCGATGAGCTGCGTGACCGCGGCGATGGTGTCGCCGTCGAAGCGCAGCGCCTGCAGGCGCTTGCGGGCCAGGCGAGCGCCCTTGACGTCGTGGTGGTGGAAGCTCACCCCGCCGCCGGGCTCCAGGCGACGGGTCGCGGGCTTGCCGATGTCGTGCAGCAGGGCGGCCAGGCGCAGCGTGGTGTCGGGGGCGGCGCCGGGATGGCGCGCGTGCTCGAGCTCGATCGCCTGGCGCAGCACGGTGAGGGAGTGCTCGTAGACGTCTTTGTGATGGTGGTGCTCGTCCACCTCGAGGCGCAGCGCGGGTACCTCGGGCAGGATCTCGCCCATCAGTCCCGTCTCGACGAGGATGCGGATGCCGCGCACGGGATCGTCGGTGGCGAGGAGCTTCACGAGTTCGGCCTGCACACGCTCGGGGCTCACGATCGCGATCGTCGAGCGCAGGCGCTCCATGGCCTCGAGAGTGGCCGGCGCGACCTCGAACTCGAGCTGGCTCGCGAACCGGGCGGCGCGCAGCATGCGGAGGGGATCGTCGCCGAAGCTGACGTCGGGGTCGCCCGGAGTGCGCAGCGCGCCGGCGAGGAGATCTTCGACGCCGCCGGTCGGGTCGACCAGGGCGGGAACAGGCAGACGCAGCGCCATGGCGCCGACGGTGAAGTCGCGGCGGGCGAGATCGTCCTCGAGGCGGTCGCCGAACGCGACGGTGGGCTTGCGGGTGAGCCCGTCGTAGCTGTCGGCACGGTAGGTGGTGATCTCGACCTGCTCGGAGGTGCCGGACGGGCCGGGAATCTTCGCACCGATGGTGCCGAACGCCCGTCCGATGTCCCACGTCGCGGTCGCGAGGGGCTTGACGATCCGCAGGATGTCGTCGGGGCGGGCGTTGGTCGTGAGATCGAGATCGTGGGTCGGACGTCCCAGCAGCGCGTCGCGTACCGGACCGCCGACGATCGCCAGTTCGAACCCGGCCTGGGCGAAGGCGGCACCGAGGGTCGCCATGATCGGCGAGGTCGCGAGCGACCCGAGCCGGTCGAGGCCTTCGGCCATGTTGAGCATGGTTTCCAGCCTACCGGCGCACCCTCGTCGCCCCCGGGGTCACGCCAGGCGCAGCATCCCGATGAAGACGAGTTCGCGCACCCGCGGCAGCAGGTCGGCGCGCAGCGCGGCGGCATCCACCTCGAGCAGCTGCGCGATCGCGTCGGAGAGCTGACCGACCGTGAGCTCGCCGTCCGAGGCGCCGACGAGAGCGGCGAGGGCGGGGTCGACCTCGACGGTGCGCGCGAGACCACCGCCCTGTCGCAGTTCGATGACGCTCGGAGCTTCCGCGCCCGGCAGATGGTGACGCGCCTCGGTGACGTCGTCGGCCACGATCGGGCGTGCGGCGGCGAGCGCCGCGTCATCGAGCTGCTCGAGCGTGTCGAAGGCGGCGAGCGCCGCCCCCAGGTGCACGCCGAGGGCGCGATCGTCGGGCAACGGGTGCGTGACGCGCTCGTATCGGGCGAGCGCCGCGACGGCGGATGCCGGGCGCCGGAGCACCAGGTAGCCGAAACCGACCGCGTCGACCTCCCGTGCGGCGAAGTCGGCGAGCCACGCATCGACCAGCGCCGCGTAGCCGGGCGTCCCCGGTGCCGTGCCGCCGTCGCGAACCCACAGCTCGGCGTACGCCAGGGGGTCGAGACGTTCCCGCTCGATCACCCAGGCCTCCAGCGGCACCGGCGAGGCGGCGACCCATTCGCGGACGCGCTGCAGACCGTCCTTCCCCGCGCGGTACTCCCAGTTGCCCAGCAGCTGCGCGGTGCCGCCCGGCGCGAGCACCGCGCCGACCTCCGACACGAAGGCTGCGACGAGATCGTCGCCGGCGTACCCGGCATCGCGGTACTCGTACTCCGGCACGCCCGCGACGCGCGGGGTGATGACGAACGGCGGGTTCGAGACGACGCGATCGAACTGCTCGCCTGCGACGGGTTCGAAGAGGCTGCCGCGACGGGTGTCGACGCCCTCCACCTCGTTGAGCAGCGCGTTGATGCGGGTGAACACAAGGGCGCGCGGCGAGACGTCCGTCGCGACGATCGCCGTCTCGGCGTCCGTCGACGCTCCCGTAGGCGGGGCGGGCTGAGTGCGCAGGGCGAGGTGGGCGCGCAGGGCCTGGATGCCGCAGCCCGTGCCGACGTCGAGAACCCGCCGGGCGGGCGTGGTCAGCTGCAGCCCGGCGAGGGTGAGGGAGGCACCCCCGACGCCGAGGACGTGGCCCGTGGGCAGCGGCCCCCCGAGCGCGGCCTCGTCGAGGTCGCTGGCGATCCACCATTCGGCGTCGTCGGGAGGGCCCGCGACGTCCTGGGGACGCACGAGAACGGCGGGCACGACGACGTCCCCGTCGATCCGCGCGAAGCCGAGGTCGACCAGCCCCTGTGCT
The sequence above is a segment of the Microbacterium sp. PM5 genome. Coding sequences within it:
- a CDS encoding CCA tRNA nucleotidyltransferase, which gives rise to MLNMAEGLDRLGSLATSPIMATLGAAFAQAGFELAIVGGPVRDALLGRPTHDLDLTTNARPDDILRIVKPLATATWDIGRAFGTIGAKIPGPSGTSEQVEITTYRADSYDGLTRKPTVAFGDRLEDDLARRDFTVGAMALRLPVPALVDPTGGVEDLLAGALRTPGDPDVSFGDDPLRMLRAARFASQLEFEVAPATLEAMERLRSTIAIVSPERVQAELVKLLATDDPVRGIRILVETGLMGEILPEVPALRLEVDEHHHHKDVYEHSLTVLRQAIELEHARHPGAAPDTTLRLAALLHDIGKPATRRLEPGGGVSFHHHDVKGARLARKRLQALRFDGDTIAAVTQLIEQHLRFFGYAEGAWTDSAVRRYVRDAGDQLERLHILTRADVTTRNAKKATRLRRAYDDIEWRIDELASQEELAAIRPEIDGNRIQEILGIPPGREVGEAYRFLLEVRLDEGPIGADAAEQRLRAWWSAR
- the malQ gene encoding 4-alpha-glucanotransferase, giving the protein MTDDAPTPDLVRLASAFGIATEYWSFFGDRVHVPASTLRAVLAAMGVDASTDAAISAALVAEEERVWRDLLPASVVTRPGVGVLWVHVDDGHDVALTVDLEHAGTRELTIPEQRPAARLVDGILRWRVEVPVPADLPLGWHTLRAEQRAFGAAEADRAASIPFVITPDRLGDPPARRGRDRGWGLMAQLYSVRSRASWGLGDFADLGDLAAIAGRRGADFLLINPVHAAEVTSPIEPSPYRPATRRFLAPLYVRPEHIREVAALTPTERAVVEAARAPVASTDGDADRIDRDAVWAAKRLALDAIFTVPLSPSRRAELDAFAAREGQPLQDFALWCALEEHYAGRERPADVDDIRSPLVAALRTKLADRVAFHVWLQWIADQQVADAQAAARAAGMAIGIMHDLAVGVHPQGSDAWSLRDMYATGMAVGAPPDMYNQQGQTWNQPPWLPRALAEAGYAPLRDMIRTLLRHAGALRIDHVIGLFRLWWIPEGLSPAAGTYVRYDHEAMIGVLLLEAHRAGAVLIGEDLGNVEPWVRDYLSARGVLATSVLWFEREGDGFRPPEQYRRSLLATVNTHDLPPTAGYLADEHVALRARLGLLTRPVEEELADADAERSSMLALLRERGLIGDEPGEAEVIEALNVLITASPAQLIGVALVDAVGERRAQNQPGTDREYPNWQIPLAGPDGRAVLLDDLADNPRFDALTRAVDAHL
- a CDS encoding methyltransferase, with product MEPTVNPDPALISALRRDLAAAGYRADAVRSLWGPVADTAVGHGLHGPALAALALRSDALAALARLLYLGVATDRAAVARALPMLGAQGLVDLGFARIDGDVVVPAVLVRPQDVAGPPDDAEWWIASDLDEAALGGPLPTGHVLGVGGASLTLAGLQLTTPARRVLDVGTGCGIQALRAHLALRTQPAPPTGASTDAETAIVATDVSPRALVFTRINALLNEVEGVDTRRGSLFEPVAGEQFDRVVSNPPFVITPRVAGVPEYEYRDAGYAGDDLVAAFVSEVGAVLAPGGTAQLLGNWEYRAGKDGLQRVREWVAASPVPLEAWVIERERLDPLAYAELWVRDGGTAPGTPGYAALVDAWLADFAAREVDAVGFGYLVLRRPASAVAALARYERVTHPLPDDRALGVHLGAALAAFDTLEQLDDAALAAARPIVADDVTEARHHLPGAEAPSVIELRQGGGLARTVEVDPALAALVGASDGELTVGQLSDAIAQLLEVDAAALRADLLPRVRELVFIGMLRLA
- a CDS encoding GAF domain-containing protein, producing the protein MPSPWSSRREVSPETSRLLIERAHEELVGGNIGDPRLGQIRPLVQDSWRRSLAHLVGAEGLPPLDLGDEELEAYRQAHPLSAAMDMIRALLLPGGESDSGVVVAVGDAVGRLLWVEGDRRVRSLTGDMGFVAGANWSEEAVGTSAPGTALALGRSVQIHGAEHFNRLVQPWSCTAAPVYDPETRRVLGVIDVTGDSDAATPQAQLLVDATARAVESELLVGRLRARAQPPAPRRARRPAATATATTMLRVLGRDRALLDVAGPDSATVTELSARHAEILLMLAVHREGLSAERLGQLVYGEDDAEGTLRPELVRLRKVLERVAPQLVPASRPYRLTAELHTDAHQVVALLGRGAHRVALAAYRGRVLPDSVAPGVEEFRESVRLALREALLTEASVDVLLAYADTDDGADDAEVLRLALEMLPARSPRRAGLVARLEKLER